In Zingiber officinale cultivar Zhangliang chromosome 1A, Zo_v1.1, whole genome shotgun sequence, the DNA window TTCTTACCGATCACCAAGGTAAATAGAATTTTGATCTTGTGACCTAATGTGATAataccccatgtcttaaccaccATATCGCCCCGAGAGGATGAGTTAAagactaataaaaaaataataaatttaattagtctTATTGACTATCCTCATATGACTGATCTGTTCAAGCGCATCTTAGATGATTGAACCGCTGATGCTTGAATAACAAAGAACCATAAAAGGGCACCTTTTCATAATAATTTCTTATAGGGATCGAAAAGTCATGGCAGCCAAATGAGGTGGCGTCTGATCGCCAACTCCACCACCACTAGCAACTCTCAATTCGAGCGGTTGTAACAATTCCAGCTCCCCGACGGTTGGCCTGAGCCTCGAGACCCCATCGCCGACGATCAAATCCGACGCAAGCTCAACAACCGCACGTCATCCACCTTCCGCCACTCGATGCCCTCCGTCCGACCCGGAGGCGGAACCCGTACCTCTGCCCAAAGGAGACCCTGGCGATCCTGACCTCTGCCTCCGGATCCCACCCCTGCTTAGCCATGAGAACCCTTGCCAAATCCTCAGGAAAGTGCGGCGGAGGGGGAGGAGGGAAAGAGGAGAAATCCAAGGAAAGTGAGAGGGAGGAGTTGAAGGGGACGGATAGTGTGTCGTTGAATCGGTGGTGATGACGAGGAGGACGACGTTGAGCGGACGAGGAAATGTCATCGCCATTTCAATTTCCCCTAAAATTTCATTGATGATGATGTTCAAAAGCGACCGCGGTTGACGCTAACGGTAACGTGACATGTCGCGGTATCATGACTGCCTAACATCATGCTGCTCCGCCACGGGTGATCCACAAGTATCGCTTATCGTCAAACGACCATGGAATGGATGCATATAGTTATCAATAAAAAAATCGGCAATTTACCAAATAACGCACCTAGAAATCTTAATTGACCAAAAGGTGTAtgttactttggtatttaccaaaggacacactttttcaagtgcacttcccattttatccttctgacaaatCTAATTTCTTTTGACGTTTTTCTTTTCTCCAtcttctctttcctatctccACTCTCATCTCTCATATGCATGCtgcttcttttatttttcattttctttctttcctcttttttatTTGCATGCATGCATAGCATAGGCCTGATATACAAATTATATTAGTTCAACGACatttaagatttagttaattttttgataacattttaatacatttagaggAGCTAAAATAAATCATGAATAGCAAATTTGGACTCCTTGTAATCTTAGAAATCTACAGGAATTGAAAtaagtgcaatcagagctctttaggtccatcagtggatttcagGCGTAACGTGTAAgtttttttgctgattcttttttcttatattttaacatcttctaaaagtcaaaataaaaaatgcatagcatatttgaactccttgcaatatcaagaatccacaggaactgaaatgagtacaatcggagctctctaggtctatcagtgagttttgaccgaaactcactgatggacttagagagctctgATGGTCGAAACTCATTggtggacctagagagctccgattgcacttatttcaattcctatggatttctgagattacaagaagttcaaatttactattcatgatttattttaacttctctaaatgtattaaaatattaacaaaaaattaactaTATCTTAAATGTCATTAGATTGATATGATATCAAGCATATGCTATGCACGCATGCAAataaaaaagaggaaagaaagggaagaaaaaaaaaataaaaaaacaacatGCATaagagagattagagaggagataggaaagaaaagagggagaaaagaaaatgaaaaaaaaatatttatatcaagTTATCGTTGTAAACTGAGAGATATTATTACTACGAAGGATAAACAAATATCGAAAACTctgattaaaaattatatttctttatccCCTCACGAGGAATTGCCAAAACATTTGACTTTTGACTTATTCCAATATAAAGGAGTAGTAAATCAAATAGTAGATAATAAATGGATTGGTTTGAaaataaatgagttgttagtTCGTAGAATATTATTCCCGTCAGACTTGAACCTCACAAAAATAACAAAGAAAAATTCATAGAATTTTGTCGGTTTTcgccaaaataaaaataaatagatctAAGGGCCTTGGTTCGAATTTTTATTATTCACCTATCACAAATGGACAAGCAGTAATATTTTTTGCTCTTTCTTTTTCCGATATTTGTATTTTACGGACAAGCGGTAATATTTTTTGCTCTTTCTTTTTTCGATATTTGTATTTTACGGATCAAGATAACATTATTAGGAATTAAGaattaagaattaagaatttaTATCAAAGgataaaatgaaaatgaaaagtgCACTTGAAAAAATACATCTTTTCATAAATATCCAAAGAACATACGGCTATCAATTAAGATATGTACTTATTTTGGTAAATCGATCAAAAATCGATGACTTCTCCCCGTCTTTACGGCGTTCCTCTCGTCCAtcgatcttcatcttcttctcctctttttCTACTCTCTCCTTCTTCACTTACTAGTTTACGTAGTTAGTCTCTTCATCTGCCGGCAAAGTCTCATCATCGCCTCTTCGCTCAAATGTCGACAGCGTTAGCGATCGGCGGATGGTTCGCCCAAGGCTTCATTCAGACCCTCCTCGACAAGGCTAGCGATAGCGCCGTCCAACGCCTTGCCGGGCTCCGCGGGCTCGACGGCGACCTGAGGCGACTCCGGGCGTCTCTTTTCAAGATACACGCCCTTCTGGACATGGCCGAGAGGAGGCGGTGCTACAGTAGCAACCTGGTCGAGTTGATGAAGCAGCTCAAAGACGCCTCTTTTGACGCAGAGAACTTGCTCGACGAGTTTGAGTACCAAACTCTGAAGCACAAGATCGAAGGCCAGGCGAGTGATTTCTTTACTCTCGCCTTTAATGCTGCAAAAAATTTGTTCTCCGCCGACGGCGATGATTTTGGAAGCAGGTTGAGGGCGATTCAGGAAAAACTCTGTGAGATTGCTGCCGATATGATAGATATCATGCAACTGCTTTCGATGGATGATGAAGGCAGACAATCCACTGGGAAGTTGGTAAGGAGAGAAACAAGCTCCTTCTTGACCGAAGAGATAGTATTTGGCCGAGACAATGAAAGAGAGAAGGTCATTGCATTGTTGTTGGGCTCAGCCGAAGGTTCTGAATCTAGTAACCATGTCTTCTCCGTGTTGCCTCTGGTCAGCATCGGCGGCGTTGGGAAAACTACACTTGCACAGCTTGTCTACAACGACGATAGGGTTGGAAACTATTTTCAGCTCAAGATTTGGATTTGTGTATCTGATGATTTCGATGTGAAGAGACTGACCAAAGAGCTGATAGAGTCCACTACGAAGGAGGAACAATCTGGTCTGACAAACTTGGACACTCTTCAGTCAAGGCTTAAGGAGAAGATTGAGTTGAAGAGgttcttgcttgtccttgatgaTGTGTGGAGCGAGAACAAGGATGAGTGGGACAAATTGTGTGCTCCTCTAAGCTTTGGAGCACACGGCAGCAAGATCATAGTGACTACTCGACATACGAAGGTCGCTAGCATAGTTGGCACGGTGAGCACAATCTTTCTTCATGGCTTAGAAGATGATGCTCTCTGGGAATTGTTCAAAAAACATGCATTTGCTTCTCAAATTGTTGTTGAGGAGCATCCAGAGCTTGTGATCATTGGTAGGGATATTGCTGGCAAGCTGAAGGGCTCACCACTAGCAGCAAAAACACTTGGGAGTTTGTTGCGATCAGATTTGAATGAACAACACTGGAGGACTATAATGGAGAGTGAAGTGTGGCAACTGCCCCAGCAGGAAAATGAAATTTTGCCAGTTCTACAATTGAGCTATCATTATCTTTCTGGACATCTTAAGCAGTGCTTTGCTTTTTGTTCAGTATTTCGAAAAGATTACATATTTTGTGAACACACGTTGGTTAGTATCTGGATGGCAGAAGGATTCATTGCACCACAAGAAAATATGAGGATGGAAGATGTAGGAAGCAGTTGCTTCCATGAGCTTGTTAGCAGGTCTTTCTTTCAAGAAACTCAACGGCGAGGGCGATTTGTGATGCACGATCTCATACATGATCTTGCCCAGTTCGTTTCTGTAGGTGAGTGTCATAGGGTAGATGGTGATAAGTCTGAGGAGATCCCTAAAACGATCTGCCATCTATCAGCAACATTAACTGCACAGAGGAAGTTGATGGAGTTCTCTGGTTATCACAAATTGCGGACTCTCATGATCAACTATCAGAACAATCAGAACCAGTTTGTGCTGAGAATTGAGACCCCTTTGGTGCCCGATGACTTGTTTAGAAGACTAAAAGATATCCGTGTCCTGAGTTTGCAGAAATGTGGCATGAAAGAATTGACTGAAACTATTGGTGAAATAATTCATCTCAGGTACCTCGATATATCCTACAATTCCGGCATTGTGAAGTTGCCGGAATCATTATGTGTCCTCTACAATTTGCAAGTGTTGAGACTATGTGGTTGTCAACTACAAGGTTTCCCACAAGGTATGAGCAATCTGATCAACTTAAGGCAACTTCATGCAGCAGATGAGATAGTTTCCAAAGTAAAAGAAGTGGGGAAGTTAATTTCACTTCAGGAGTTGCCCATATTCAAAGTGCTAAAGTACGATGATGGCCACAAGCTTGCACAACTTTGTGACTTGAAACAGCTCCATGGAGAACTTACAATTTCAAATCTTGAGAATGTCAACAGTGAAGAAGAAGCTAGTCTggctaaactgaagaacaaaaaATACCTGGATGCATTAAAGTTAGAATGGAAATCAGGCCAGGAGTCTAACTTGGAGAAAGAACATGTTTCTGAGGAAGTACTTGAAGGTCTCCAACCACATCACTCCCTAAGAAGTTTGACAATAAGGAAGTTTAATGGCGGCGTGTTACCTAGTTGGCTACAGGCGTCACCTGTTTTAAAATTGGAAACTCTTAAACTAGAAAATTGTAAAAGATGCAGGGATCTTTCATGTACTGGTGAACTTCCACTTCTGAAGGTGCTTCACATAAAGGGAATGCCTCAAGTGAAACAAATAAGTCCTAGTCTGTGTTGTCACACAAAGAGCAAGTTCTTCCAACAGCTACATGAGCTGGTGCTAGAGGATATGCTGGCATTGGAGGAACTACCTGATCTTGGACAACTCCCTTATCTCAAGAGTCTTCAGATGAAGGGCATGAATGCACTGAGATGCATAGGAAATGGTTTTCATGGTGCTAATGGAAGCAACTGGTTTCTGAGACTGGAAAAGCTACGGCTGCAAAACATGCAAGCAATGGAAGAACTCCCGTTTCTTGGACATCTTCCATGTCTCAAGGTTATTGACGTAAGGCAAATGCCTGCTTTGAAGCATATATATCATGCACATTATGATTCTATCGAGAGGAATTGGTTTTCCACACTAGAAGTTATGGTGCTGGAGAACATGCTGTCGTTGGAGGAGCTCCCATGTCTTGGACGACTTCCGCATGTTAAGTATCTTCGACTAGATGTAAAGAAGATAGCTCATGGATTCTTTAGAGTGCCTTCAGAAAATAATTGGTTACCTAAGCTAGAAAAGTTAGAGCTCAAGGGCATACCAGGATATCAGGAACTCCCTTCCCTTGAACAACTTCCGCACCTCACAGTTCTTCACCTTGATGGGATGACATCAGTGAAAGCTATTCGCCAAGGCTGCACTTTCACTGCTGAGCAGATCAAGTGTTTTTCAAGGTTGGAAGAGCTTGTCTTCAGAGACATGCCAGCATGGGAGGAGTGGTCTTGGGCTGAGGGTGGAGAACATTTTTCATGCTTGCGTAGGCTCAAAATTGCACAATGCCCCAAGCTGAAGCAGTTGCCTTCACTCCCTGCCTGCCTCTTAGAACTTGAACTGATACATGTTGGATTGACAGAGCTTCCAGGACTATGGAAAGGAACTAATGGAAATAGCAGCAGTAAAATTTCATCTGTTACAAGGTTGCATATATCAGAATGTCCAAGTTTGAGAAATCTAGAAGAAGGATTGCTATCCAATCACCTACCACACATCAATTCAATTCTGATACTGGATTGTGTTGAACTCATGTTTCTACCAGTTAAGAAGTTTGCAGAACTCACATCCCTCGAGATGTTTTCAGTAAGGCACTGCCCCAAGCTCATGATGACACAAAGTCAGGACATTGATCTCCAGCTTCCAACCTCTATCAAGATATTAGGATTGTGCAATTGCGCATCATTTGGAAAATCTCTACCTGGATGCTTGTACAGCCTCAGTTTGCTAACTCGATTGAGTATAAGTAACTGTCCACACATGGAAACTCTTCCAGGGGAAGCTATGCTTCATTTGAAACAACTCTGGGACGTGAGTATCAAAAGTTGTGTTGAATTGAGGTCAATAGGCGGAATAACATTTCTCAGCACTCTCACGAGGTTCGAACTTGCAGATTGTCCCAAGCTTCTGCTGAATGGAATGGTTGAAGAAGGAAAATGCTCGTCTCTGCTTGAACTAAGGGTCGACAACACAGCTCTACTCAAAGTATCACCAATATTACATTCATTACCATCCATCCATTTTCTTTATATCTTTTCCTCTTATCAAGCTGTAATgtttgatggagaagaccaaggTCTGTTGCAAAGTCTCACAGCTATCAAGTGTTTAGAATTTGGCCTTTGCAAGAATCTCAAATCCCTGCCGACCGAGTTGCATTCTCTTCCATCACTTAAGAGTTTGGCCCTATTCGAATGCCCTGAGATACAATCCTTACCAGAGAAGAGACTGCCTCCATTCCTAACTGATTTGCGATTCCAAGGATGCCATTCACTGTTGACAAAGAAATTGGAAGAACACTTGCAGGAGATCAAGAACTCAGGTAGATTTGATTCAGTTTTTGCATAGACAAACAAGAGATGCATAACACAAAGCTTTACCACTCATTCTTCcatgttttttttccctttttattcgTGTTCTCTTATATATCAATCTTCTTGGTGATTTGGAATTCACATTCTTGTTAACATGTAGACAACTATCTCGAGTAAATGTGCCTTTGCTTGAGAAAGTGTATATATGATGGACAGGTTAAATAGTTTCGTGTTGTTTTATGATTAGATTAGTAAATGCGAACTGTTCCTTTAATTTGGCCTTTGCTTGAGAAAGTGTATATATGATGAACAGGTTAAATAGTTTCGTGTTGTTTTATGATTAAATTAGTAAGTGCGGACTGTTCCTTTAATTTGGAAGTGGAGTGGATTTTTCAAGTGGTTAAAGTTAAGAAAATGATGTTTTGTTGTCCTTAGTGATTGTCAAAGTAGTGGAGGGATTAATCAATGAAAGATAATTGGGAAAATCACAGAAATGATATATAAAACAcgcacaaacaaacaaaaaattctACGTATAAATAATAAGATACTTCGGGGTGGCTGAATAGATGTAATGCAATAAGTAAAACATTCAGAAAAATAATAagcaatttgaatttcaaatggaTAAATATTTTAGAGGTTAATTTTTTAGTGTGAATAAATAGTGTCTTAGATGTATTCGATAGCTGAAGCAAGAGACTACTTTGAAATTAGCCTGGTGAAACCTGGATAAtaggattaaaaaataataataatactttgGTTAGGGAATTGTTTGGAACATCGAGAAAAAAACTTTCACACGTTGCCACTTAGGCTTGGCTACTACTGGATCATTAGTTTGACCGCTCAAACTggttaaatataatttatttatatgtgtgaaatattttatatttttaataaatgtatttaatgataataataataagttgACTGATTAAACTATTGACTCGAAAATTTATGCTACAACTATAACTGCACTTTTAAAGGTATAAAATATTAATTCGAAACAGAACATATActtttaaatgtatttttttaGTTAAATGGTAAATTATAAAAAgctataatttatatatatttttagataaTAATatgtaatttattaaatttattatgtatacacatgtaaacataatatgaaaaatagctaaaattttaattaaaatacatGATTGCGAGAGGAAAGTTAACTTACATATCTTGCATATCATAAACAAGGAAAACAGTAAAAATGAAAAGGAGAAACAAATAAAGTGATACTTTTCATTTCCTTTTTTTGGAAAacgaaagagaaggaaaaagggAAATCTTTTCTAGATTTCTTATGTATTGTTTTTAGCTAATGTGAGCATGagtttaaatctaaattaaaaagaattaaaaactaaattttcttcctaaattatttttgattaatcttttaaacatgaattaaaatctTAAGTTGTGTTGGTGTTAGTACAATTAACCTCTAATCAAGATTGATTAGATTGATTAATCTCAagttgatttaaattttaatatttaatcaatataTTCGTTAAATGTTAATTAGTTCTAGATTGAcacaaatatataaaatttaaacttaaacctGTCATATTCCTTCTTTCAATAGCCATTTAATTTGAGAAGTTTTGCTACACCCAAAAGGTGACTTAGCAAATTGATTTGAATTTCTTGAACTAGAACACTGAAATAATCTTAGCTTTTGTATAAGTTCACtcagcataaataaatataaccTTTCTGACAAGTTGATCAAATTTTAATGTTTTTCCTTTTAATAATCACAAGTAAAAACATAGATAGTATCATTCACAAGGTCCTTAATCACTACTTTTAAATAGAAGACGCTTCCCACTTAAACAATATTTACTAATCTAATAATTTTCATATATTAATTTAGCTACCGAAAATTTATTTGATCATTAATTAGCCACCGAAAATTTAATCGGTCATTAATTTGTCATCAAAAATTTTATTTGGTCGCTATTTAGCGACTAAATAAAATTTCGGTCATTAATTCAGTCGTTAATAATTTTCTTATACTTGTCAACTGAGTAAAATAGATAATTTAATACTATAACCTATTTTAACATCTACTTAACAcacaacttaaaataaaaaaaattataggtaACCGTTTGTTcctataattaaaaatttagaaattaattaaataataaataaataattattaattgaCACGTGGATAAACTAATGGATAAATGTACTGTTAAGTGTTCTTTTGCTATGTGAATGTCTTGTTCAGTTTTGGGTTTTAAAAGTATTGTAGTATTTTTCACACTTTAATCATTTTGTATATCACTACgatttttgttatgttttttgaatttttttttctaaaatatatcTTTCTGTGGGAGGACTCTCTTTTAAATAAGACAAGCATAAAATTTCTATCCTCTTCAGAGAGGAGTGGAGGATTCTTTGtcttcattcttaaattcaaaaataatgATTATAAGCATTATTTAACCCACAATAAAAATGGGAGGAATAATTAGCATTGCTTTTAGTTTAAtagataattattaattaattagttaggaTTATCAGATTTACGAAGGGACTGATGTAGAGATTTCACTAAATCTTATCTAGAGATAAATCAAATCTTAATTGTTTAGGATTATAACTTTTATGGTGAACAACAAAGTTTATATAAAATTATGGAACATTTGAATTGTCGGTAGGGGtaaattgataaaatattaattaaatcagtcaaaaactaaaataattaaacttttgattttttttgttagACTCGATATGGGAGGAGAGGGGAGTCATAAATTATAGAATTAGAAATTTTAAACGGGTTTTGATTCACCGAATTCGATTTAATCCGttcaatcaaatttaaaattttaaaatagagatatttaattaaaataatcaatatttatttttaaaaaataaaattataaattaacagactgacttttaatttaattatgtttgACCAATCTTTTATTTGCCCCTAATTGTgtaagatttttgaataatcacTAAGGTTAAGCATGGAGAGattttgttaaaaataaaaacctaattccatcaAAGCTAAGCCACTCTCTTCATGTGATGGAATCAGATGGTGCTCAACATGAGCACGAATCTAAAAGTCTGAAATCAATAAAAATCCTAATTGTCCATGATTATTGATTTACCGTCTTAGGAATTCTTCCTCCactatattttttctttattaaaaATATGACTAATAATATATATGATAcaatttatatataaattattaaaataaattaaaggaaCTTATAAAGTGGTTTAATCTTGGGGTTTGGGTGGTATCTTAAAAAACTCATTCATGAGATTTGAAGTCACCTCTAGTTGGTCTTaattaaaacaaaagaaacacaagagAGAGATATACACATATATGTCGCAGGTCACCTTACCCGTGTCACCATGTTGGACGAaacttttaatgatttaatttcatTCCAGATCGCTTAGGACAATAATAGATGGGCTCCTGAAGATAAGAGTTATTACCGTCGCTATAATACATGCCGAGTGAGGAGCCCAAGGCTATAGTATACAAGTCGAGGGAGGAGGTGAGAACTGCATAGATGAGCTAAGGAATTAATGGATCAAATATCAAGCCAACTGCATATGCTAAGTATATTTAATTTGTACGTGGTTAAagttatcaaaatatatatatatatatatatatatatatatatatatatatatatatatagtttcgaTATTCTACACACATCTTATGTTGTACATCCtgtgagtatcttaattttttatttttatttatatttaatataactcaaatatattttatttttatttatatttaatataACCCAActtctaaactttaaaaataaaatcttattgTATAACTTGtacgtaaaaaaaataaaaaaaaaaaacataaaatgcaTGGCGCTCACCTTGGATGAGCAGGCTAAATTTATATATAGGAAAATGTTATTACGAGTGACAGGTTTCTATGGGCCTCtgcatttgtttatttatttatttattttaaatttccagttatattaatattaataagattttttcttttagaatttaCAGGTAGAAttataatattaagtaaaaaaaattcaaattgaacAAATTTTTTATGAGTGCACGGGTGTGCAGTGTAAGGAGTGCACGCCGCAAACCTCGTGCACTCCTAAAAATTTTTTTGAATAAAAATTTTTTTATGTGCTTAATACTATAATTCAACTTTTAAAttctaaagatgaaaccttatAGGCATAATCCGAAGCTTAAAAAAACCAAACAGGAAAAATTACATGAAGGCGAGGCGCAATGAGGCATGTAGAAACTGTTGCTCAGTATAACATTTTCATACACACACACATATGATTTGATATCTTGCCCGATGCCTCCTACGTGATCGTGAATGATGCACTGAAGTCGCGTTACCAGCTCCTTTTTTTTATAATagtaaatttattttattctctCTCCTTTCACCCTCAATTTAAAACCTTCACTCAACTTTTATTCTCTCAATTTTCCCACATTTAAATTTCTCTTACTCTCGATCCCCTTCCTTTGCCGCTATCTTCTGTCACTCTCGCTCTTGCCAGCAATGCCTCTCACATTGTAAGAAAAGATTGTTTTACTTGTATCAATCAAACATGTGATCTATAATATTGGATAGAAACAATGACAACAGGATAAATTGAAATGTCTATTATTCACAactaatttatttataaaaaggtagatccgctatcttagcggccctcctagtgccggccccacggatatggagggaggttcatgtaggtacacaggccataggcgcatggcggggtaaaccccaagaATCAATACATCATGGAAGAGTTTAAGTCAAAAGA includes these proteins:
- the LOC122027866 gene encoding putative disease resistance protein RGA1, which translates into the protein MSTALAIGGWFAQGFIQTLLDKASDSAVQRLAGLRGLDGDLRRLRASLFKIHALLDMAERRRCYSSNLVELMKQLKDASFDAENLLDEFEYQTLKHKIEGQASDFFTLAFNAAKNLFSADGDDFGSRLRAIQEKLCEIAADMIDIMQLLSMDDEGRQSTGKLVRRETSSFLTEEIVFGRDNEREKVIALLLGSAEGSESSNHVFSVLPLVSIGGVGKTTLAQLVYNDDRVGNYFQLKIWICVSDDFDVKRLTKELIESTTKEEQSGLTNLDTLQSRLKEKIELKRFLLVLDDVWSENKDEWDKLCAPLSFGAHGSKIIVTTRHTKVASIVGTVSTIFLHGLEDDALWELFKKHAFASQIVVEEHPELVIIGRDIAGKLKGSPLAAKTLGSLLRSDLNEQHWRTIMESEVWQLPQQENEILPVLQLSYHYLSGHLKQCFAFCSVFRKDYIFCEHTLVSIWMAEGFIAPQENMRMEDVGSSCFHELVSRSFFQETQRRGRFVMHDLIHDLAQFVSVGECHRVDGDKSEEIPKTICHLSATLTAQRKLMEFSGYHKLRTLMINYQNNQNQFVLRIETPLVPDDLFRRLKDIRVLSLQKCGMKELTETIGEIIHLRYLDISYNSGIVKLPESLCVLYNLQVLRLCGCQLQGFPQGMSNLINLRQLHAADEIVSKVKEVGKLISLQELPIFKVLKYDDGHKLAQLCDLKQLHGELTISNLENVNSEEEASLAKLKNKKYLDALKLEWKSGQESNLEKEHVSEEVLEGLQPHHSLRSLTIRKFNGGVLPSWLQASPVLKLETLKLENCKRCRDLSCTGELPLLKVLHIKGMPQVKQISPSLCCHTKSKFFQQLHELVLEDMLALEELPDLGQLPYLKSLQMKGMNALRCIGNGFHGANGSNWFLRLEKLRLQNMQAMEELPFLGHLPCLKVIDVRQMPALKHIYHAHYDSIERNWFSTLEVMVLENMLSLEELPCLGRLPHVKYLRLDVKKIAHGFFRVPSENNWLPKLEKLELKGIPGYQELPSLEQLPHLTVLHLDGMTSVKAIRQGCTFTAEQIKCFSRLEELVFRDMPAWEEWSWAEGGEHFSCLRRLKIAQCPKLKQLPSLPACLLELELIHVGLTELPGLWKGTNGNSSSKISSVTRLHISECPSLRNLEEGLLSNHLPHINSILILDCVELMFLPVKKFAELTSLEMFSVRHCPKLMMTQSQDIDLQLPTSIKILGLCNCASFGKSLPGCLYSLSLLTRLSISNCPHMETLPGEAMLHLKQLWDVSIKSCVELRSIGGITFLSTLTRFELADCPKLLLNGMVEEGKCSSLLELRVDNTALLKVSPILHSLPSIHFLYIFSSYQAVMFDGEDQGLLQSLTAIKCLEFGLCKNLKSLPTELHSLPSLKSLALFECPEIQSLPEKRLPPFLTDLRFQGCHSLLTKKLEEHLQEIKNSGRFDSVFA